From a single Drosophila biarmipes strain raj3 unplaced genomic scaffold, RU_DBia_V1.1 ptg000018l, whole genome shotgun sequence genomic region:
- the LOC122818498 gene encoding uncharacterized protein LOC122818498, whose product MHRTIQQRGACKGQITRTLNSAVEFSQRCENVETLQFKLERLVATFNHFMELSDELVEFHLEEGYEDPELDIPEYEDKFYAAHAIFSNAIKDMGGQDHGQDQSNILLSSTVERLFEGQNNLLEKIHTSSGTADLRFEKIRIPTFSGKYEDWSQFSDLFLSSALDVVSRRTFAKDTKLCFNCLSRSHQVRDCNSSNTCRQCNAKHHTLVHPIEARSVPVAPAHSTAADTNTAAVSHHILERANNPALLPTVVANVIDTWGNETSSQQVKSNATIWTKIRSLPLADPTFGSPGKIDVILGADQLWNLYTGHRREFGIEYPIALHTNFGWVITGSYTDGNKASTHAQVHHAYEDLDSLVRSFMDMEQVHPSKTTIDASDPAEQHFLKTHARREDGVYIVQYPFKEPRTPIGSTLPQALNRFAALERKFRRFPALKQQYVDFMDDYLNRGHMELIPAAAGVFKPDSTTTRCRVVFDGSGKDSTGHSLNSRLHIGPPIQRDLIGVCLRFRQHRYVFCADIKKMFRGILVSDEHTQYQRIVWRKDENATMDHYRLLTVTYGLASSPFIAVRVLKQLSNDYAELYPTAAVVLNRDAYVDDIPTGCDNIKDLIALKDELILLLSEAQFKLRKWSSNCYALLKSLPKEICEYPPEDLEEDRSIRFVKVLGLCWEPKPDYIFFKLETPAFTTALTKRILLSELAKIYDPLGLLSPTVVFLKILFQDSWLSSVDWNEVLPQQICTRWQQFASEMHLLETCRVPRYISAPHQEMELHGFADASSQAYAAVIYSRVEVNNGYAVKLIMAKTRVAPIKPISIPRLELNAAHLLSKLFYLVKQSLTVPISRINCWSDSEIVLHWLSSPPRTWNTYVCNRTAEILEVCPRSCWQHIRSGDNPADCASRGVLPKDLVDHQIWWNGPPWLSQSRSAWPPVKAKFVLSTEGEACLEMKAETKVNLHISDDGNSLSCMINKSSSWSRLLRIVSYCLRFVHRLRERNRLSPFLSAWELQYARAKIFTHAQKEFFNVEYQQLTTGQPLSKKSKLIRYTPFLDEQRVMRVGGRIDNSIATYDAKHPILLPKESPIAGLLVRYQHAALLHAGVEYTFHSLRQRYWILGARNLVRKTVFNCRTCFLQRRHTSSQLMADLPEFRVQPARCFLHTGLDYAGPVSIKTSTGRTPRFGKAWFAIFVCLSTKAIHIELVSDLTTSAFIAAFKRFWSRRGPISDLYSDNGTTFHGAKRDLAEMQRMAIAQSQDEEISSFMASHEINWHFIPPSAPHFGGIWETGVRSIKLHLKRVIGSSALTFEEYSTLLIQIEGLLNSRPLCAPSDHSLHPLTPSHFLTGQPLTSVPEPSFLDVNINRLQRWRQLQAKVQGFWKRWNLEYLSTLQPRTKWHQDAPNVAVDTLVVLKEPNQPPSKWMLGRVTEVHPGQDQRVRVVTVKTAKGIYKRPITKIAVLPLN is encoded by the exons ATGCATAGAACGATTCAACAACGTGGTGCCTGCAAAGGGCAAATAACGCGCACCCTCAACAGTGCTGTGGAGTTTTCACAAAGATGTGAGAATGTGGAAACATTGCAATTCAAGCTGGAGCGTTTGGTCGCCACTTTCAACCACTTTATGGAGCTCTCAGATGAGTTAGTGGAATTTCACTTGGAGGAGGGATATGAAGACCCTGAATTGGACATACCCGAATACGAAGACAAGTTCTACGCCGCGCATGCTATTTTTAGTAACGCCATCAAGGACATGGGAGGTCAGGATCATGGACAGGACCAGTCGAACATTCTACTTTCAAGTACAGTGGAACGCCTATTTGAGGGACAAAACAACCTTTTGGAGAAAATTCATACTTCATCGGGAACTGCTGATTTAAGGTTTGAGAAAATTCGGATTCCCACATTTTCTGGTAAATATGAGGATTGGAGCCAGTTTAGTGATCTGTTCTTAAGCTCA GCACTGGATGTAGTcagccgccgcaccttcgccAAGGATACAAAATTATGCTTCAACTGCTTGAGTCGATCGCATCAAGTCAGGGATTGTAATTCATCGAACACTTGCCGTCAGTGCAACGCTAAGCATCACACGTTAGTACACCCGATTGAAGCAAGATCGGTTCCTGTGGCACCTGCGCACTCGACTGCCGCTGATACGAATACTGCCGCTGTTAGCCATCATATTTTGGAGAGGGCCAACAATCCAGCCCTACTGCCAACTGTTGTCGCCAATGTTATTGACACATGGGGAAACGAGACCTCGT CTCAGCAGGTCAAATCAAATGCAACTATTTGGACCAAGATTCGCAGCCTACCGCTAGCTGACCCGACGTTTGGATCTCCGGGCAAAATCGACGTTATCTTAGGCGCTGATCAGCTGTGGAACTTATATACTGGACATCGCCGAGAGTTTGGTATCGAATACCCCATCGCACTGCATACTAATTTTGGTTGGGTTATTACAGGCAGCTACACTGATGGTAACAAAGCATCTACGCACGCACAAGTTCATCACGCTTATGAAGATTTGGATTCCTTAGTTCGCTCATTTATGGACATGGAACAAGTGCATCCGAGTAAAACAACGATAGACGCCAGTGATCCCGCCGAACAACATTTTCTGAAAACACATGCTCGTAGAGAAGATGGTGTTTATATTGTTCAATACCCATTCAAGGAGCCCCGCACGCCAATTGGCTCCACTTTGCCACAGGCTTTAAACCGCTTCGCCGCTTTGGAAAGGAAATTTAGAAGATTCCCCGCACTCAAACAACAATATGTGGATTTCATGGATGATTATTTAAATCGAGGACATATGGAATTGATTCCGGCTGCTGCAGGCG TTTTTAAGCCAGATAGTACTACCACACGTTGCCGAGTGGTATTTGACGGCTCTGGAAAGGATTCCACGGGTCATTCTCTTAATTCGCGACTGCATATAGGACCGCCTATTCAACGGGACTTAATTGGAGTATGCCTTCGATTTCGTCAGCATCGTTATGTATTTTGTGCAGACATCAAGAAGATGTTTAGAGGCATTTTGGTGTCGGACGAACATACACAGTACCAACGCATAGTTTGGAGGAAGGATGAAAACGCTACGATGGATCATTATCGACTGTTGACAGTAACATATGGATTAGCTTCATCGCCGTTTATTGCAGTTCGAGTTCTTAAACAGCTCTCGAATGACTATGCCGAATTGTATCCCACCGCTGCTGTCGTGCTCAACAGAGACGCGTACGTTGATGATATTCCTACTGGATGCGACAACATCAAGGATCTCATTGCACTCAAAGATGAATTGATTCTGCTTCTTAGCGAAGCTCAATTCAAATTGCGAAAGTGGAGCTCAAACTGTTACGCCCTTTTAAAGTCGTTGCCAAAGGAGATTTGTGAGTATCCACCagaggatttagaggaagaCCGCTCAATTCGATTTGTTAAAGTCCTGGGATTGTGTTGGGAACCAAAACCGGACTATATTTTCTTCAAATTAGAAACCCCCGCATTTACGACTGCTCTTACTAAACGCATATTGCTTTCAGAACTAGCCAAGATCTACGACCCGCTGGGTTTGCTTTCGCCAACTGTTGTTTTTCTGAAGATCCTATTTCAAGATAGTTGGCTAAGTTCTGTCGATTGGAATGAAGTACTACCGCAGCAAATATGTACACGATGGCAACAGTTTGCATCGGAAATGCATTTATTGGAAACTTGTCGAGTTCCTCGCTACATATCTGCACCACATCAAGAAATGGAACTGCACGGATTTGCTGATGCATCATCTCAAGCGTATGCTGCCGTCATCTATAGCCGCGTCGAAGTCAACAATGGATATGCTGTCAAACTGATTATGGCTAAAACTCGCGTAGCCCCTATTAAGCCTATCTCCATTCCGCGACTAGAGTTAAACGCAGCTCATTTACTCTCTAAACTGTTTTATCTGGTCAAGCAATCATTAACTGTTCCTATTTCCAGAATTAATTGTTGGTCAGACTCTGAAATAGTCCTGCATTGGCTATCTTCTCCGCCTAGGACTTGGAACACCTATGTTTGCAACCGCACTGCTGAAATTCTAGAGGTTTGCCCACGCAGCTGCTGGCAACATATTCGAAGTGGTGATAATCCCGCAGACTGCGCATCGCGAGGAGTACTGCCAAAGGACCTCGTGGATCATCAAATATGGTGGAATGGACCACCTTGGCTATCTCAGTCACGTTCAGCTTGGCCACCTGTTAAAGCTAAGTTTGTTCTGTCGACAGAAGGAGAGGCCTGCCTAGAGATGAAGGCTGAAACGAAAGTTAATCTACACATTTCCGACGACGGAAATTCGCTATCTTGTATGATCAACAAATCCTCCTCATGGTCCCGTTTATTAAGGATAGTCAGCTACTGCCTTCGCTTCGTTCATCGTCTTCGTGAGAGGAATCGACTTTCACCATTCCTATCGGCGTGGGAGCTACAATATGCACGAGCTAAGATCTTTACGCACGCTCAAAAGGAGTTCTTCAACGTGGAGTACCAGCAGTTAACTACCGGACAGCCATTGTCGAAGAAATCGAAGTTGATCCGCTACACACCCTTTTTAGACGAGCAGAGAGTAATGCGTGTTGGTGGTCGCATCGATAATTCTATAGCTACTTATGACGCAAAGCATCCCATTCTCCTTCCTAAGGAATCTCCAATAGCTGGTCTGCTAGTTCGCTATCAACATGCTGCATTGTTACACGCTGGAGTCGAATACACGTTTCATAGTCTACGCCAAAGGTATTGGATTCTAGGAGCTCGGAACCTCGTCCGCAAAACTGTATTCAATTGCAGAACTTGCTTTCTGCAGCGAAGACACACGAGTTCTCAGCTTATGGCTGATTTACCGGAGTTTCGAGTTCAACCCGCCCGTTGTTTTCTGCACACTGGATTGGATTATGCTGGACCTGTGTCAATCAAAACATCGACAGGCCGGACACCAAGATTTGGCAAAGCTTGGTTTGCGATCTTTGTCTGCCTATCTACAAAAGCGATTCACATAGAATTGGTCAGCGATTTGACGACATCCGCCTTTATAGCCGCTTTCAAACGCTTTTGGTCTCGACGTGGACCTATATCAGATTTATACTCGGACAATGGAACGACTTTCCATGGAGCCAAAAGAGATTTAGCTGAAATGCAACGAATGGCAATAGCTCAAAGTCAAGATGAAGAAATTTCAAGCTTCATGGCCAGCCACGAGATTAATTGGCATTTCATTCCGCCATCTGCTCCCCATTTCGGAGGCATTTGGGAGACTGGTGTGAGATCCATAAAGCTGCACTTAAAACGAGTCATTGGCAGCAGTGCCTTGACATTCGAGGAGTATTCGACCCTGTTAATTCAGATTGAAGGGCTTCTGAACTCTCGCCCTTTATGCGCACCTAGCGATCACAGTCTTCACCCGCTAACTCCTTCTCATTTTCTAACAGGTCAGCCTCTCACTTCGGTACCAGAACCATCTTTCCTGGATGTAAATATCAACAGACTGCAGCGCTGGAGACAACTACAGGCCAAGGTTCAAGGTTTCTGGAAACGTTGGAATCTCGAGTATCTCAGCACGCTTCAACCTCGCACGAAATGGCATCAAGATGCTCCAAATGTTGCCGTGGACACACTGGTTGTGCTGAAGGAGCCCAATCAACCGCCAAGCAAGTGGATGCTAGGACGAGTCACCGAAGTTCATCCTGGCCAGGATCAGAGGGTTCGGGTGGTCACCGTTAAAACCGCCAAGGGAATCTACAAGCGCCCTATTACGAAAATTGCTGTGCTTCCTTTGAACTGA